Below is a genomic region from Aphelocoma coerulescens isolate FSJ_1873_10779 unplaced genomic scaffold, UR_Acoe_1.0 HiC_scaffold_119, whole genome shotgun sequence.
ctgccgttttctttctaggggttttggagctgtttataAAGCCCTCGACGCCAGCACAGGACAACAGGTAAAGTGTCAATGCCCCCAGcagattttgcagctctggagcGCTTTCGCCGCGGCTGCGAGCcttggctggagctttgggtggCCGCTCCATCTCTGcggcagaggctgctcctctgaagcacagcctaggctcagcagcctgcagacGGCATTTGGGACGGGCTTCGGTCCTTCTCCTAagctctgccctttggcacagctgggctgcgtcATTGCACAAGCACTCGCTGCGTGTTCCTGGGGATCTCGTGCGACGAGCGGCTTCTCAAGTCAACGGTCTCTCAATGTCCTTTTAGGTGGCCATCAAGAAAATGGCTCTTCAAGAGGAGATGTCCGAGGAGCTGGCTGTCAATGAAATCGTGGCCATGAGGGACAGTAGGAACCCCAATATTGTGTCCTACTTAGACAGGTGGGGCTATTCTCATGTCAGTGTTCCTTTAGGATACtgcaagcccaaagtggcaaacccctttggtcactggcagaaaatggagctgtttaggatttctctcctccagtgcgtgggaggaggttgcacttggtctgcaagaatctcctctggcaaatgcagcttggagagcacttccagaaagctgggtcagcccctcgggtgactgggctgtgcccaggtcctctctctccatgccgggcttttcttctttcagctacctggTCGATGGAGAGCTCTGGCTGGCGATGGAGTTCATGGACGGCGGCACGTTGTATGATGTAGTCGGGGCAGTGTACCTCGAGGAAGGACAGATAGGCGCTGTctgtcgggaggtgagggatgccgcttgtgcttcccctggcCTGTTGGCCCTTGTCAACTGGTGGTTAAGAACAGCAGAGATTTCTTGCTCACGGccttgctttgctgttgctgtcacgACACGCAGAAGAAAGAACATCTGAAGCCAACTGCCTGCCAGTGTCCCCGCACTTCCTAGGCTCCGTTCTCGCACTCTTACGTGCTGCCGTTGTGCTGGGGCGCTCGCGCTCGCTGGCTCGCTGGCTCGCTCGCTGTGTCGCACTTGTTTCCTCTTGCCAGCTTTGCCTCTCAACgtttgcctggagcctgtctgtgtgtcctgcatTCCTTGCCGCTCCAAGCCTGAACGCTGGTGGCAGAATTTCAAGCTAAGGGCAAAGGAGATGTCCTCAGCTTCAAAGGATAGCATTGCAGCCCAGATGGCGTTGGATTCTGGAACAGGTCTAacgtgctgcttcctcctctgctgccacaaggctaccaagaaaatctttgccaTGCCGCCCCCCAGCCAAAGGGCACGCGCTACGTACCGAAGGGAGGAGGGGCTTTTGGAAGCTCAGATGTGCCTTTGCTTGGAAAGATAGAACACGCGTAAGAGTGttgaagcagcaagctcttcctcttgaCAGCACTAGGATGCTGCGCCCTGGCTCCCAATTCCCTGAGAAAGCTGTCACTCTCGTCCAGCCCGTTCCTTTCTTGCGGGATGAAATCAGGTCCTGAACCttcacccttccctttctcctctctctctcagtgcctgcaaggactgcatttccttcattccCGCCGAGTCATCCACAGAGACGTCAAAAGCTGCAACATTCTTGTGAGCACGGACGGATCTGTCAAACTGGGTGGGTATCCTTGGTCCGGCGCAGCGTTCCCGggatgcgctctggggctgctctggggtaaCTGCCAGTTCTCCAGAAGCACTGCTTGGCCAGTGCGCCAAACCTGAGGGCGTTTTTGAAGAGGCCAATGCCTTGTTTCCCTGGCTACAGCCCCGcggaagcagagcactgctgcttttccagctagatTCACCGTGGCCTTGTCAGGCTTTGAGCGGGCAATTCTTTGGCTGGGTTTGCCAGTTGTAGCTGGCTTtgacagggtttgtttttctccgcagctgactttggcctctgtgctcagctcacccctgagcacgACAAGTGCAGCTCCAGCGTCGGCACTCCCAGCTGGATGGCGCCAGAAGTCGTGAGAGGAGAAGCCtacggccccaaagtggacatctggtcactggggatcgtggggctggaaatggtggaAGGGGAAGCTCCTTACCAGAGGGAACCCCGTCTCAGGGTAAGGTGCAGCTTCAAAGTGTGGCTCTGTGCAGAGAGAGCTGTTGTGGCTAGGAAAGGAGCAGGTAGAGTGTCCGCTTCcctttttggtaggtttttgaactgatagaaaggaacggggccccaaaactgcaaaacccCAGGCACCACTCGGCTCTCCTGCGCGACTTTCtccgctgctgcctgcagacagacgaggacaggcgctggtctgcccaggaactcctgaaggtaagaaaaagcaaagcggcAAAAAGCCCTGCGAGCTGTGGACACCTGCATGAAGGGCCGAAGAGGACTGTGGGCCACGTGGGCCTGGGCGAGACAGGTCCGGGAGCGGAAGGCGGAGGGGCAGATGGTGCCCTCGGTCCTCTTTGCGCGTCTTCCTGGtagcagaggagccctgcttgAGCCTGTTGGACGTGATCTTGGGAAGTCATGGTtccttttggttgtgtttttcctttgggcagcatccatttgtgaCCTCAGGCgatcctgcctccagcctggctgctctgatcATCTCAGCCAAGCAAGTGCAGGAAGATTGGAGAGGAGACGCTTGCGCctgaggaggccttggtgccCCGCCAGCCCAGAGGAGTGAAGAGGGGATGTACCGTATTTAAGAGAAGATTCGGCCATCCCCTGAGTTTTATAATTTAGCTGTTCCATAGTTAGGAAGTTTAtggttttgagattttcttaGCTTAGCTGGTTTTCGTTAGGACTCCAGTCCCCAGAAAGTTTCATTAAAGGAGCATTGTTTAGCTAAGAGTAGAGTATTGCTGatgtagggaagctgagaactatcctggagctagaaatggaccaatcgtcatcctgatgattaagctatgaaagaaaaagctgggactcagcagaactggaccaggcatgagctgtcagcctgaacaggtcaccaggaggacagaatgatgaagatgaagatgaagatgaagatgaagatgaagatgaagatgaagaagtagctggaagacccttggtttcagcccttggtttcagcaggactggcaataaaaggctgtaaaaccttcagaaccctggaagattcccttccttgccacactgggcctaagctggacagcgccttcgaagccgtgcgctctggacgggctgtcctgttcatggctttgcgctgcttcccagcggcccaaggctctcccccctcacagaggggccctgccccgccccacgcgccccgtggccgctcccgctccgcccgccctgcggagatgttgcccccccacccgccccccgtgccctggcatcccccagcgccagccgcccctcagggaggggcaggaggagggagcaggccccgcttgttcccctttcctggcggtcacgtggcatccaagagccaaggagggctgaaatggcacgtcccccaaacgcttccctctctggtccttttggggcactaacgcgctctgctcaagggagtccgagggcctacgctcggctttccctgctaaggcctcattcttccttctgtaagctctacaactggctggttgacgttagctctctaggagatggggaaaacgagacgctttcaaattgggggaattaccctggtaaattactgcagtttttcagcaacagaatttcaaggtgcagctgggcctttcagccattgcatcgattttcaaatggcacccgcagcatccgacgtgtgaagagcccagtgtgaagctcctcaaagacactgcagcagttgtcccccagcagacaggacgtgtctgtgctgagtcaccagaaaagagagctaagcccagagtcattcgtgcatgggcaagcagagttggtttccagaggagttgcatgcactcgtttccctctcccactcagtacttgctctcctctttcaagctggctcctgcctttaactggagcttttgacagagaagggaatgactgcatctcattttctttgggatgtggctatccaaatgtctgcaaggaatcttacagggagcatggagcctgggcaaacatctgtgaggctgcagcttttgactgcttgaaacgggccttctttgggctcggcacctgcaggccaccgcagagcggtagccgcaggctgctgccagagc
It encodes:
- the LOC138100618 gene encoding serine/threonine-protein kinase PAK 3-like, encoding MIGQVCAAVCTVFSVAYSGYFLTHLTRHLTRGWRQARPLGSPAGSAAPLAPSLAEEDAEEEPNDKKPPAGVHPRPERAEPLSLDARSAVQRAASPARSAAASTPPRASTSFSSPAQQPEMREEQSLKRLRSIVSLGEPRRKYSAFEELGRGGFGAVYKALDASTGQQVAIKKMALQEEMSEELAVNEIVAMRDSRNPNIVSYLDSYLVDGELWLAMEFMDGGTLYDVVGAVYLEEGQIGAVCRECLQGLHFLHSRRVIHRDVKSCNILVSTDGSVKLADFGLCAQLTPEHDKCSSSVGTPSWMAPEVVRGEAYGPKVDIWSLGIVGLEMVEGEAPYQREPRLRVFELIERNGAPKLQNPRHHSALLRDFLRCCLQTDEDRRWSAQELLKHPFVTSGDPASSLAALIISAKQVQEDWRGDACA